One part of the Candidatus Omnitrophota bacterium genome encodes these proteins:
- a CDS encoding PKD domain-containing protein has protein sequence MFRILRLKRFLRVGLTLLILFFSSFFPLFAEEINLPPVVKISCQPKEGLGPLEVQFSSEGTSDPEGDEISYYWTFGDGTHSAEANPKHLFNHPPAEYFVQLMVTDNRGLTTVSSPLRIKVKAVGENINKKRIVEFQEKQLSFVYKEQFRLKDLYRSGPYVRGEIDIAGTGFALAGLCIAVEHGLISRDKAQDFALATIKRCLELQNNPETNFSGFLYHFYLWDQVKEKFYHKPDVEVSTIDTALLLSGMLTSGEYFGGAIRDRAEEFYSKINWKRFFEPARRQFRMAWKNGNFFGWWDFYTDEILLIALLAVGAPNPEYRVFPEDAFSGFRVNFGKYNLGEKYVYSWWGALFTYLYAHIFLDFKRLGPDRFYRVDWWENTKRAIEADINYCRDEGYPENVWGLTACWSKSRPRWDEWEYRSDVGGGLSGEGLRYGNKKNEVWPIAPFITIACIPFFDLEDDLKNNPAFLAWDFMEKNIYNHEGFIVESLDANSLDKEGRPQQNSSFIVGMDVLTPVLMIENAFSGLIWEYFMRNYYVQKAIDIVFR, from the coding sequence ATGTTTAGAATATTGAGGTTAAAAAGGTTTTTGAGAGTAGGGTTAACATTATTAATATTATTCTTTTCTAGTTTTTTTCCATTATTTGCAGAAGAAATTAACCTTCCTCCCGTAGTTAAAATTTCCTGTCAACCTAAAGAAGGCCTTGGCCCGTTAGAAGTCCAGTTTTCTAGCGAAGGGACTTCAGACCCCGAAGGAGACGAGATTTCCTATTATTGGACATTTGGGGATGGAACCCATTCCGCAGAAGCCAACCCCAAACACCTATTTAATCATCCACCGGCAGAATATTTTGTGCAATTAATGGTTACCGACAACAGAGGTTTAACCACGGTTTCTTCTCCTCTTAGAATTAAGGTCAAAGCGGTTGGAGAAAATATTAACAAAAAAAGAATTGTAGAGTTTCAAGAAAAGCAACTCTCTTTTGTATATAAAGAACAGTTTCGGCTTAAAGATTTATATCGCTCGGGACCGTATGTAAGGGGAGAAATAGATATTGCCGGGACAGGTTTTGCCCTCGCAGGATTGTGTATTGCTGTAGAGCACGGTTTAATCTCAAGAGATAAAGCGCAAGATTTTGCTTTAGCAACCATTAAACGCTGTTTAGAATTGCAAAATAATCCTGAAACGAATTTTTCAGGATTTTTGTATCATTTCTATCTCTGGGACCAGGTGAAAGAGAAATTTTATCATAAACCCGATGTGGAAGTTTCTACTATTGATACCGCTTTACTTTTATCAGGAATGCTTACCTCTGGAGAATACTTTGGAGGTGCGATTCGTGATAGGGCGGAAGAGTTTTATTCTAAAATTAACTGGAAGAGATTCTTTGAACCTGCGCGGAGGCAGTTCCGTATGGCTTGGAAAAATGGGAATTTCTTTGGGTGGTGGGATTTTTATACCGACGAAATATTATTAATTGCACTCTTAGCCGTAGGTGCGCCTAATCCTGAATATCGGGTTTTCCCTGAAGACGCTTTCTCAGGATTCAGGGTTAATTTTGGTAAGTACAATTTGGGAGAGAAATATGTTTATTCTTGGTGGGGGGCTTTGTTTACTTATCTTTATGCGCATATCTTTCTTGATTTTAAGAGATTGGGTCCGGATAGGTTTTACCGCGTAGATTGGTGGGAAAATACAAAACGGGCAATTGAGGCAGACATCAATTACTGTCGCGATGAAGGATATCCGGAAAATGTCTGGGGTTTAACCGCCTGCTGGTCAAAAAGCCGTCCTCGCTGGGATGAGTGGGAATATCGCTCAGATGTAGGAGGAGGATTATCTGGAGAGGGTTTGCGTTACGGTAATAAAAAAAATGAAGTTTGGCCCATAGCTCCTTTTATTACTATTGCCTGTATTCCTTTCTTTGATTTGGAAGATGACCTCAAGAATAACCCTGCCTTTTTAGCTTGGGATTTTATGGAGAAAAACATTTATAATCACGAAGGATTTATAGTGGAGTCTTTAGATGCAAATAGTTTAGATAAAGAAGGCAGACCTCAACAAAACTCTTCTTTTATTGTGGGAATGGATGTTTTAACCCCCGTGTTAATGATAGAGAATGCCTTTTCGGGTCTTATTTGGGAATACTTTATGCGCAATTACTATGTCCAAAAAGCTATAGACATAGTTTTTAGATAA